One region of Kosmotoga arenicorallina S304 genomic DNA includes:
- a CDS encoding phenylacetate--CoA ligase family protein, which produces MNRWLIRRVIKASGFRSGYRIPWNWKLGASLYNKESFKKTYREEAFKLILREVSRKSKFYREHLERYNLKNVKTPEDLGDFFTYPEQLESHSEDFICQKPDIYFETSGSSGKPKRVGFTYEDFLLLAFSTAQGFEKMGMEKNDLYLNAYSYGIWVPGLIIQNALGMLGVPAIPVGHQKAEVIFEKILTYKPSIVGILPSSLIIITKLAEEYNSELPKIRWFLTGAQHIPTKTKEWIKSVWNADVINGYGATEFGGTFAMECEEGKGYHFNDLMFWVEIIDPDQKGYGELAVTTLAFHSMPLIRYRIGDITRFVHDSCHCSLGTEKIDYILGRKDDMFKAAGNNLYPGYFSKAVVEGVFLGVEIDTREGIDCIRIRVTEGSKTDLKKLDTFILDTIEKGEIIVETKFESLDSRIRRKIPKLIDLRPR; this is translated from the coding sequence TGTATAACAAAGAAAGCTTTAAGAAAACTTACAGGGAAGAAGCTTTTAAATTAATCCTGCGAGAAGTATCCCGGAAATCGAAATTCTACCGGGAACATCTTGAAAGATACAATCTCAAAAATGTGAAAACTCCAGAAGATCTTGGTGACTTCTTTACTTATCCTGAGCAGTTAGAAAGCCATTCAGAAGACTTCATCTGCCAAAAACCCGATATTTATTTTGAAACCTCTGGCAGTTCGGGAAAACCAAAGAGGGTCGGATTCACATATGAAGACTTCCTTCTTTTAGCCTTTTCCACAGCTCAAGGCTTTGAAAAAATGGGTATGGAAAAGAATGACCTTTACCTCAACGCTTACAGCTACGGAATCTGGGTCCCGGGTTTGATCATTCAAAACGCCCTTGGAATGCTTGGTGTTCCCGCAATTCCTGTGGGCCATCAGAAAGCAGAAGTCATTTTTGAAAAGATCTTGACGTACAAGCCTTCAATAGTCGGAATATTGCCATCATCATTGATCATAATTACAAAACTCGCCGAAGAGTATAATAGTGAACTTCCGAAGATCAGGTGGTTTCTAACAGGGGCACAACACATTCCCACAAAAACAAAAGAATGGATTAAAAGCGTATGGAATGCGGACGTCATCAATGGTTACGGCGCAACGGAATTCGGCGGGACCTTTGCAATGGAGTGCGAAGAAGGAAAAGGCTATCACTTCAACGACCTCATGTTCTGGGTTGAAATAATAGATCCAGATCAAAAGGGATATGGCGAGCTCGCTGTAACAACGCTTGCTTTTCACTCTATGCCTTTGATCAGATACAGAATAGGAGATATAACGAGATTTGTACACGATAGCTGCCACTGTTCTTTGGGTACTGAGAAGATAGACTATATCCTCGGCAGAAAAGACGATATGTTCAAAGCAGCCGGAAATAACCTTTATCCCGGATATTTCTCAAAAGCAGTGGTTGAAGGCGTGTTCCTTGGCGTGGAAATTGATACCAGGGAAGGCATTGACTGCATAAGAATACGGGTTACAGAAGGCTCAAAAACCGATTTGAAAAAGCTCGATACTTTCATCCTGGATACTATCGAAAAAGGCGAGATCATAGTTGAAACAAAATTCGAATCTCTCGATTCCCGCATCAGGAGGAAGATTCCCAAACTAATTGACCTGAGGCCACGGTAA